aaagaaatctccCGCTGATCACACGCTGCTGCCGCCCGGCAAAGGGAATAGCCTGGAACAAGAGAGATAAAAGAGGTCAGTCTCTTTGTTTGTCCAGCCATCCATCCGTCTGTTTATCTGTCTTTTCAAAGCACTATGCACAACTGCTGTGTGTGCTATACAGAAACATCAAACaatcttatttatatataaaatcatgttTGTTTACACACATTGCACCCCCACCCCCCACCAAGTAGGCAtacttttgcatttttgtatatTCCACATCTTCAATGCAGTATGCACATGTAGGGATTTTGTTgcaattactattatttatattttaatgaccCTGCTCTTGGTAGTGTGAGGATGCAGTGTTTGCATTTTGCATAGCTCTAGTGTTTTCACAATACAATCCAGAATTGTTTTACGGCAGCGCCCCCTTGTGTATTATATGAGAAAGCACAGATTGTCCTCTATAGATATTCTGTGTAGATGTTTGGCTTGTTTATAATTTAAGAACCATGCTTTCATAGCAAACCTGAAATATATCAGCAGAGAAAATCTTCTACCGCCATCAGCAGTAGTAGCTCGTGTTTTAGTCTGAGTAATGCAGAGAAATTCATAAATctgttcattttgttcagttgGACTCAGTCAGGGACAAAACCttagtatttaataattattttgttaactgaaataacatATTATTTCTACTTATTGCCAAGGCAacgtttttatttagtttaacttgatgtactaaaaaaaaaaaaaaaaaaaaaactgaaataagaataaatgaaaactataGACATACCAGTattataaaaatcaaataaaaaaaagcaatgaaattaataaatctttaaattaaaaaaaaaaaaaaaaaagtaattcaaaatattactaaaaattataataatctcTTAGTGatcctaaaataacactgcttagGAATAAAAACGCAGTTCTTTAACcactttaaatgtatatataggCTGCTCTTCAGCATTACTATAAGCTGAATTCACACGTTTTAACAAATATCAAAAGTGTATTACTTCATATTTGAAGCTTTAACAATAAAATTAAGAGtattatcaacatttttatcgACCTATTTTATTGGTGTTAACCGTATTTATTATTCTAAATCCGTTAGTTTGGCTGTGCGAATATTTTGCCTGGTTTTGGTTATTGTGCTTTTCTTAAATGAACTCTAGATGGCGGTGCATCATCATTGCAATAGGTCTGTGTTAGTGAGCGGGCCATTTCTTCGTTTGTCTACTGTTCAGAAAGAGTCTTGACTGAGTGATGGTTGCAACTTGTTTAatagctttaaataaatgtttttgtttctgtaACATAATAATAACTGTTTCCCAGGATGACTAAATTGTTCTGTGTTATTAACTACCAGGCCACTTCTTCCATAAAGAATCAACGTTGCGTTTTTTTACCAACCCGTAAATACCCAGGAAAATGTCCCCATCTAATCTAATTTGTTGTAGGTAAAGCGGTCTTGGACTTTGGCTGGAGGTGTTGAAGCTCACTTTTGGGCCTCATCCAGACGATGCGATTAATCCCTCACAGCACGTGCTCTCTCCCCCATTCACTTCCTCCGTGTCCAGCAAGAGACACGCGTCAGGTCACTACAACAAACTGAATTTAGCTTGCAtgctaaaaagaaaaatactgatGTGTCAATTTTGAGAAAATGTCGCCAAATTTAGTAACTTTAGTAGCTTCAATTTTTGGCCAACTGGAACTTCCACTGGTTCCATAGATCATTTCCTATAGCTTTCTAACACAGTGTATGAGTAAAATGAGGTTCGTGAAGAAAAATGATAAAAGGAGACTTGAAGCTCAGTTTTACAGTACAAATTAAGTGCTAACAGTAAAGAACAGTGAATTCTCAAGCGTTCAATCAGATCCTTCTGGTAGTTGTAGTCATTTGCTGCAACTATTCTTTACATGGTTTGACAGTTATTTGTGTCTCTTCTAGGCCTATAGTTTTTCACAGATCTTAGTTTATTTATCCTATTTACTTAACCACCATTTCAGAGAAAATTTGTGAGGGAACCCGTTGCTGCTAATTTTGCTCCAGTTTTAGGACTACAAACTGAACCTGTAGTTTTTAACAACTTGTTATGCACGGttcaatcaataataataaatgaattcaGTGGTCAGCAAGTCTACAACAATTATATCATTTAGGAGATATTCTACATTTGTTAACCAATTAGTTCACAAGGCTGCAAGTGGCAGAAATAAATGTAGGCCTACTATGCATCAAGTTGATCATTAATTaactaaaaagaaacattttgttaTGGCAATTCTGCGTTAATTCGGTGAAACTGATTGGAATATTACAGAATGTTAGGTTCAATGCCATGAATTGCATTATGCCATCATTTGTTCAGCAGTTATCATTGCTATAGTTGAATTTAAGAGCATGCCAGTTTCTAATCTTCTTAATTAAAACGCCCTCCTGATTGGACAGAGTGATAATCCCGCGGGGCCTCGCGCTCTTACTCACTAGCAAGTAGGACTGCGCGCGAGTCTCAATCTGCCCAGGGCGAGGGCAAGACGCACTGCAAGAACGCGCGCGAGTTCAGACGACGCGTCTAAAGTACACGCAACATCGCTGTCTGAGCGGAAGAGCGTGATAGGGGAAGAAAGATCTCTATCAAAAAGTGTCTTCATTTTCAGCAGCCCTTTGCAGAACGCCAacgaaagaaaagaaagaagacaACGCGAGGAAGCTTTCAAGAGCGCGCGCCAAAGTTCCGCTccgttttttgttttagttttatttcgtTTCTCCAAAATGAATGTCGGCGAAGAAAACTTGCTGAAATCGATCAGCAACGACACCCTGCTGGACCTGACGCAGCGCTACGGACAGTCCGCCTTCAGCTTCGGCGCTGGCCATGGTGCTGGGAGTCCCGGCCGCTTCTCCCTCACACCTGCCGCGGATTTCCTCTCCGGTCAAACGGGAAAGTCGAACGAAAGCGGCGGAGAGCAGACCAGCGATGAAGACGACGGCTTCGACCACCTCGAGTCTCGTAAGAGAGGCGCGGGCTTCGATGAAGAGAAGCATCCGAGCGCGCTCGCCAAGAAGCCGAAGGAGCAGAGATCTCTCCGGCTGAGCATCAACGCGCGTGAGCGGAGACGCATGCACGACCTGAACGACGCGCTGGACGGCCTGAGGTCTGTGATCCCCTACGCGCACAGTCCATCTGTGAGAAAACTCTCAAAAATCGCAACTTTGCTTCTTGCAAAAAACTACATCCTAATGCAGGCGCAGGCGCTGGAGGAAATGCGCCGATTGGTGGCTTATCTGAACCAAGGACAGACTATAACTTCGCCGATTCCCACCGCGCTCGCGCCTTTCGGACAGGCGGCCGTTTATCCGTTTTCGAGCACGGCGCTGGCCACCTGCGCGGAGAAATGCACCTCGTTCAACGGGACCCCGTCCAACCTGTTCAAACACTGCAACGACAAGCCTTGACTTCCACGCGCTGAACTCTTCCTGCTTCATCCTTATGTTGCTCTGAATTCGCGTTGTTTTGTTGGGAACTGGCTTAGGTCTGATTCAAAACCCCTGCTGCGTGTCTAAGTAACTACGATGATTAATCagataatacaataaataatgttaactgAGGCACACGGTATTACTGGAACAAGCTTTTAAACCCCTCAATTTTTAAAAGCCTTTTCCCTTTTATCCCAAGTGGTGGATTGAATATGATTATTTGTGTgaaaaactaacaaacaaacaagaaattcTATGTTCACAGCTTGCGGAGGACTTATTTCTCAATTCAGACATTTTCTCTTACGGTTTCAGCGTTGTTGGTGAACTATGCAATTTACTGCAATTGTCCACAAACAGTAATTTCCTAAAAACCTGTGTCAGAAATGAATAAACGGAAGCTGAGCTGTCTCACCTCCATCGGTGTAACATTCTCAAATGTTTGGCCTaaaaagattttgtttttgttattgcaCAATTCACTTGATTGTATTGTACAACTGTGAAGAATACTTGATCGAGCCTACAAAGCATTTGATCTTGTTGCGACATGAGtttcatactgtatattgtttatatgtctttataattaaaacatatatCTACGACCATCTCTGTTGCTTTCTCCCAAACATACAGTATGCTCACATTACTCATTTACTTTCttttcaaactgttttaaagaaatgaagaatCTTTGCTGGAGGAAAACGTGTAGTGTTTGCAagttgatgtttttttgtttgttttgtttttctcaaataatgcGTCCTTTGACATGAACAAGCTTTGGCTTCTGGTTTATTCATAGACCTAATGTGTACTGCAGAGGTcagtttttttaatgctttcGTTTCATAGGCTATATCACATGCAGTGTCATTTTGCAAATCATTTAATAACCATTAAaggatttaaaataactgtgcaGTATTGATggtccaaaataaaagcttcagTGCTTTCTATTGTTGATAGTAAACAGGGCCTAGCACGTGTACATGCCAACACGAGTGTCTCTGCCACACTTCTATTGAAGGGTTGTGTCACGATTCTAACGTGTATTGGATTTATAATCTCTTAAATTGGACTGGTCTCTGGTCTTCACTGGTAAGACGCGTCCTGCTGCTGTTGTGCAGGGGTCGGAAGCGCCCCGGGGCCGAGGGGACCTGTCCTTGAGTATTTGTGTGATCGTGAATCGGCAGTGTTCTGTAACCTACCCCTTCCACTTATTAACACGATTTCTGCGTCTGTCGTCCACAGCCTGCTAATGCATGAGCGCAGCAAAGGCAGTTTCATACACACCGCTCTTTAACTAAACCTTTTGTCAGTGATCTAACATTGAATCGATTTCGGACAAATTCGTTTTTAATCGTTTTACAGATGTATTGCGCAAACAGAGTAGGCAAATAAACACCATAACGcgtttaaaataattgtgagaATTAAATTCTGTctctaataggctacatttaagatgatatattttaagttaatttgaTTTAGGCCTGTATTGTAATTTTGAActctgttttgaaaaaaaaaagaaaaaagtagcCTACGATTCCTGAGTCACTGGCACTGCACGATGAAGGTGTCTTTTATTTCCCCAATAAACATAAACAGTGCAGTTAACAAAGAAAAGCTGATGTCGACTGTGTTATTATGGGCGTTTTTATGACACATCAACAGTctaacttaatttaatttaatttcaccaTTAGGATAGATTTTTAGGATAGAACTTTTTCTTGCTGTATTATCAAATGTAcacattttcttt
This sequence is a window from Onychostoma macrolepis isolate SWU-2019 chromosome 23, ASM1243209v1, whole genome shotgun sequence. Protein-coding genes within it:
- the bhlhe23 gene encoding class E basic helix-loop-helix protein 23 translates to MNVGEENLLKSISNDTLLDLTQRYGQSAFSFGAGHGAGSPGRFSLTPAADFLSGQTGKSNESGGEQTSDEDDGFDHLESRKRGAGFDEEKHPSALAKKPKEQRSLRLSINARERRRMHDLNDALDGLRSVIPYAHSPSVRKLSKIATLLLAKNYILMQAQALEEMRRLVAYLNQGQTITSPIPTALAPFGQAAVYPFSSTALATCAEKCTSFNGTPSNLFKHCNDKP